In Nitrospirota bacterium, a genomic segment contains:
- the cooS gene encoding anaerobic carbon-monoxide dehydrogenase catalytic subunit, translating to MSEKVIKSADKVAEEIVEWAESHGLETAFDRAEKLKPCPIGHSGACCKICFMGPCRLVGSDAEENAEGVCGATLPVVTARNFLRMVAAGTAAHSDHARDMAYTLLAASTGEAPDFTIKDEGKLKKLAGILDISTEGRTKEDIAKEVAENIIAQFGQQRGEISFIKRAPEKRQEIWRKWGIVPRGVDREVAEAMHRTNMGVDQDPENLMTSALRVSLADGWAGSMFSTDITDILFGTPSPKRSEASIGIMKEDEVNVVVHGHEPSLAEMMVEASQESGMLEYASQKGAKGINLVGMCCTANEVLMRHGIPTAGGFLNQELAVMTGLAETIMVDVQCIMPAIAQAAKKFHTKIVTTSSKGKMIDAVHIEYDEHRAKEVAREVLRLAIDNYANRTTEGSRVHETTPVIAGFSHEYIEYMQGGRFRASFRPLNDAIIAGRIRGVVAIVGCNNPRIAQDSMHNYLAEEFVRNDVLVVSTGCGAAACAKAGFMTPETALEMAGPGLREVCEAIGVPPVLHLGSCVDNSRILTVVTQMVEEGGLGDDISGLPAVGIAPEWMSEKALAIGCYFVASGVYVIFGSESPVAASSQVQEIMTKQWEERFGGKFDFIPDPEEILKKTLEAIDIKRDGLKLRKYEPGRFGTERKLMTMADRRKLEAAARPHEGVK from the coding sequence ATGTCTGAAAAGGTAATAAAAAGTGCCGACAAGGTTGCCGAGGAGATAGTGGAGTGGGCAGAGTCGCATGGTCTTGAGACAGCCTTTGACAGGGCGGAGAAATTAAAGCCATGCCCGATAGGACACTCGGGGGCATGCTGCAAGATCTGTTTTATGGGGCCCTGCAGGCTTGTTGGTTCCGATGCTGAAGAGAATGCCGAAGGTGTATGCGGAGCAACCCTTCCGGTCGTGACTGCCAGGAATTTCCTGAGGATGGTGGCTGCAGGCACGGCAGCTCATAGTGACCATGCGAGGGATATGGCCTATACACTCCTTGCGGCATCCACAGGGGAGGCCCCGGACTTTACGATCAAGGACGAAGGGAAGCTGAAAAAACTGGCCGGTATACTCGATATTTCAACTGAGGGCAGGACAAAGGAAGATATAGCAAAAGAGGTGGCAGAGAATATTATCGCGCAGTTTGGCCAGCAGAGGGGAGAGATATCCTTTATCAAGAGGGCACCGGAGAAGCGTCAGGAGATCTGGCGCAAGTGGGGAATAGTGCCCAGGGGTGTAGACCGTGAGGTTGCCGAGGCCATGCACAGGACAAACATGGGTGTGGACCAGGACCCTGAAAACCTTATGACCTCTGCACTGAGGGTCTCTCTTGCCGATGGGTGGGCCGGCTCAATGTTCAGCACCGACATTACAGACATACTCTTTGGCACCCCATCGCCAAAACGTTCTGAGGCGAGTATAGGAATCATGAAGGAAGATGAGGTCAATGTTGTGGTTCATGGCCATGAGCCTTCACTTGCTGAGATGATGGTTGAGGCCTCTCAGGAGTCCGGGATGCTTGAATATGCAAGTCAGAAAGGGGCAAAGGGGATTAACCTGGTCGGGATGTGCTGTACTGCCAATGAGGTCCTGATGAGGCACGGGATTCCCACAGCCGGTGGATTCCTTAACCAGGAGCTGGCTGTAATGACGGGCCTTGCAGAGACAATAATGGTGGATGTCCAGTGTATAATGCCGGCAATTGCCCAGGCTGCAAAGAAGTTCCATACAAAAATAGTGACCACATCCAGCAAGGGGAAGATGATTGATGCAGTTCATATAGAGTACGATGAACACAGGGCAAAAGAGGTGGCAAGAGAGGTGCTGAGGCTTGCCATTGATAACTATGCCAACCGTACCACAGAGGGAAGCAGGGTGCATGAGACCACTCCGGTGATTGCAGGGTTTTCACATGAGTATATTGAATACATGCAGGGCGGGAGGTTCAGGGCGTCTTTCAGACCCCTAAATGATGCCATTATAGCAGGAAGGATCAGGGGCGTTGTGGCGATAGTTGGCTGTAACAACCCGCGCATTGCCCAGGACAGTATGCATAATTACCTTGCAGAGGAGTTTGTCAGAAATGACGTTCTTGTAGTGTCAACCGGGTGCGGTGCTGCGGCATGTGCCAAGGCGGGCTTTATGACACCTGAGACAGCCCTTGAGATGGCGGGGCCGGGACTCAGAGAGGTCTGTGAGGCCATTGGGGTGCCGCCGGTACTTCATCTTGGTTCGTGTGTTGACAATTCAAGGATACTTACCGTGGTAACTCAGATGGTCGAGGAAGGAGGGCTTGGCGATGATATTTCCGGTCTGCCGGCAGTCGGTATTGCGCCTGAATGGATGAGTGAGAAGGCCCTTGCAATCGGATGTTACTTTGTTGCTTCAGGGGTGTATGTTATTTTTGGTTCAGAGAGCCCTGTTGCGGCAAGCAGTCAGGTGCAGGAGATAATGACAAAACAGTGGGAAGAGAGGTTTGGCGGAAAGTTTGACTTTATTCCGGACCCTGAAGAGATATTGAAGAAGACACTTGAAGCCATAGACATTAAGCGTGATGGACTGAAACTCAGAAAATATGAGCCTGGCAGATTTGGTACCGAGAGAAAACTGATGACCATGGCAGACAGGCGTAAGCTTGAGGCAGCAGCAAGACCGCATGAAGGGGTGAAGTAA